A region from the Lolium perenne isolate Kyuss_39 chromosome 4, Kyuss_2.0, whole genome shotgun sequence genome encodes:
- the LOC127347620 gene encoding F-box protein At4g22280-like has translation MGHSQIGDEGDDRLSKLADGVVGHILSFLPAKEAARAAVLSTRWRDVFASVHTVSLEQTKLPVREGGEDRYRRHNHNIMPAPPFPNGVSAALLARHRRRGTAAPMRALRVAFRAYFNGMNDHDSMVDQWISYAMQQAGPELHLDLRLNGGDYSLRSVANGDQRGLKQDEHASTDEDSGQNEAPRHTLPNTDEDVGVSNDRAPKDGLYTVPRGVFSCATLRTLCIGPCKLNPPASATNLPSLETLVLIRVADSGRKIHRLISGCPRLVDLTLEDCDAVRALSVLDKRLRRLSLQSCSLLTSVAIDAAELRSFEYKGAVPAHHSFLNMPQGPRRSLSSCKVDLCDNELTSELDLTRLGEFLHHFASTEHLHLTSARLGSSIGNETFAKRFPAFSTLGLLELTGSLPHDDDTHATDVVAAVARILEHAPNLEVLTLFFKAPPREKLDDTWDYRFYKEEELIDAHHLRYDRWVVFPDAPPATQLVTCLREINLVHYQGGNAQRMLAKFLLGNVARLDALYCGFAEGPLRLQNKLMDEIRGWAMDKIEPEGIMFM, from the coding sequence ATGGGTCACTCCCAGATCGGTGATGAAGGCGACGACCGCCTGAGCAAGCTCGCTGACGGCGTGGTCGGCCACATCCTCTCCTTCCTCCCGGCCAAGGAGGCAGCGCGCGCAGCCGTGCTGTCCACCCGGTGGCGCGACGTCTTCGCCAGCGTCCACACGGTCTCCCTTGAGCAGACGAAACTCCCCGTCCGTGAAGGCGGCGAAGACCGATATCGCCGCCACAACCACAACATCATGCCGGCCCCGCCCTTCCCCAACGGCGTGAGCGCTGCGCTCCTcgcccgccaccgccgccgcggcaCAGCCGCCCCAATGCGCGCCCTCCGCGTGGCCTTCCGCGCCTACTTCAACGGGATGAACGATCACGACTCCATGGTTGACCAATGGATCTCGTATGCCATGCAGCAGGCTGGCCCAGAGCTCCACCTCGACTTGCGCCTCAATGGCGGCGACTACTCCCTCCGAAGCGTGGCCAATGGCGATCAGCGCGGCTTGAAACAAGACGAGCATGCCAGCACGGACGAAGACAGCGGCCAGAACGAGGCGCCGCGTCATACCCTCCCGAACACGGACGAAGACGTCGGCGTGTCCAACGACCGGGCGCCCAAGGACGGACTGTACACCGTTCCACGAGGGGTCTTTTCCTGTGCCACGCTGCGCACTCTATGCATCGGGCCATGCAAGCTCAACCCGCCGGCCAGCGCAACCAACCTTCCGTCCCTCGAGACTCTGGTCCTGATCCGGGTCGCCGACTCGGGGAGGAAGATACACCGGCTCATCTCCGGCTGCCCGCGTCTCGTCGACCTGACGCTCGAAGACTGCGACGCGGTGAGAGCGCTCTCCGTCCTCGACAAGCGCCTCCGCAGGCTGAGCCTACAGTCCTGCTCCCTGCTGACGAGCGTCGCCATCGACGCAGCGGAGCTGCGTTCCTTTGAGTACAAGGGCGCCGTGCCCGCACACCATTCGTTCCTGAACATGCCCCAGGGCCCACGAAGAAGCCTCTCGTCGTGTAAGGTCGATCTCTGCGACAACGAGCTCACGTCGGAGTTGGATCTCACCCGCCTCGGAGAATTCCTCCACCACTTCGCATCGACGGAGCACCTGCACCTGACGTCCGCCCGCCTGGGCTCCAGCATCGGCAACGAAACCTTCGCCAAACGATTCCCGGCGTTCTCGACGCTTGGCCTCCTTGAACTCACCGGCTCCCTACCGCACGACGACGATACCCACGCCACCGACGTCGTCGCGGCGGTGGCAAGGATTCTCGAGCACGCCCCGAACCTGGAGGTGCTTACGCTGTTCTTCAAGGCGCCACCTCGCGAGAAGCTGGATGACACGTGGGACTACCGCTTCTACAAAGAGGAGGAGCTCATCGACGCACACCACCTCAGGTACGACCGCTGGGTCGTCTTCCCCGACGCGCCGCCAGCCACCCAGCTGGTTACTTGCCTGAGGGAGATCAACCTGGTGCACTACCAGGGTGGCAACGCGCAGCGAATGCTGGCCAAGTTCCTACTCGGCAACGTTGCGCGGCTAGACGCGCTATACTGTGGGTTCGCCGAGGGGCCCCTTCGGCTCCAGAACAAGCTTATGGATGAGATCAGAGGTTGGGCGATGGACAAAATAGAGCCGGAGGGGATTATGTTCATGTGA
- the LOC127295410 gene encoding F-box/FBD/LRR-repeat protein At5g22700-like, whose protein sequence is MAGDDRISHLPDDLLQHILYFAPAKEAASTSALARRWRTQWLSSGAVNLDTSSYPGLLYRKRPAFVRDADAALAARGRRWPLRKLTFRVEGNHRDNIRLFLRHGDDIKGIVLTHVAARSVEELCIDARLEGRPDGVYYDLNVPSLPSENLRVLRISGCRYLKIPPVSVPVALPRLEELRIHFCYDVQLQGLQRVIDSTPHLAVLDLHSVCIYSEYDVPAAAVDYGSPPPATLRCSSVTALVLSDCTWMDRLHGKDTTGVNLDAPMLRWFRYKPNLNCPVALKSQATSLTRLDIDFCHDPCAATHDQIWASLWQCVETFSNTRVLKLKWSDIEHVSGSETKKVQLPGSNMVLFHNLERLELEVHYMPGQSKAAGEAIAYILRCCPVISKLRLSLSTTLEKHHRYADAYRVKDQLDFGKSVDQFFSRHGRKNPMITYEVCDHIHGLSGESFACLQSSLRSVSLRFRREKTDIFGVRLVKFFAENAMVLEKMYIDDGNQKLHEHINHTVGRWVASSSSGFAVLPLGSHWQ, encoded by the coding sequence ATGGCCGGCGACGACCGCATCTCCCACCTTCCCGACGATCTTCTGCAACATATCCTCTACTTTGCGCCTGCCAAGGAGGCTGCGTCCACCAGCGCGCTCGCGCGGCGGTGGCGCACGCAGTGGCTGTCGTCGGGCGCCGTCAACCTCGACACGTCCTCCTACCCCGGTCTGTTGTATCGCAAGCGTCCCGCCTTTGTGCGCGACGCCGACGCGGCTCTCGCTGCCCGTGGCCGCCGTTGGCCCCTCAGGAAGCTCACCTTCCGCGTGGAAGGCAACCACCGCGACAACATCCGGCTATTCCTGCGGCACGGCGACGACATCAAAGGCATTGTGCTCACGCACGTGGCCGCCCGCTCCGTCGAGGAGCTCTGCATCGACGCCCGCCTCGAAGGTCGCCCCGATGGTGTGTATTACGACCTCAACGTCCCGTCGCTGCCGTCCGAGAATCTCCGTGTGCTGCGCATCTCCGGCTGTAGATACCTCAAGATCCCTCCGGTCAGCGTCCCCGTCGCGCTCCCGCGGCTGGAGGAGCTGCGGATCCACTTCTGCTATGACGTGCAGCTCCAGGGTCTCCAACGCGTCATCGACTCAACGCCGCATCTCGCCGTCCTGGACCTGCACTCCGTATGCATCTATTCCGAGTACGACGTTCCGGCTGCAGCTGTAGACTATGGCTCACCGCCGCCGGCAACACTCCGCTGCTCGTCCGTCACCGCCCTCGTGCTGTCGGATTGCACCTGGATGGACCGTCTCCATGGAAAAGACACGACCGGCGTAAATCTGGACGCGCCGATGCTGCGTTGGTTCAGATACAAGCCGAATTTAAACTGCCCGGTGGCGTTGAAATCACAAGCCACGAGCCTCACACGATTGGACATAGACTTCTGCCATGATCCGTGCGCTGCCACACATGACCAAATATGGGCCTCCTTGTGGCAATGTGTTGAAACATTCAGCAACACCAGGGTCTTGAAGCTGAAATGGAGCGACATCGAGCACGTCAGCGGTAGCGAGACGAAGAAGGTTCAACTCCCCGGCAGCAACATGGTACTCTTCCACAATCTCGAGCGCCTCGAGCTGGAGGTGCACTATATGCCCGGACAGAGCAAGGCCGCCGGGGAGGCTATCGCCTACATCCTCCGTTGCTGCCCTGTGATTAGCAAACTCCGGCTTAGTCTGAGCACGACATTGGAGAAACATCATCGCTATGCAGACGCCTACAGAGTAAAAGATCAGCTGGATTTCGGTAAATCAGTCGATCAATTCTTCTCGCGTCACGGACGAAAGAACCCTATGATCACCTACGAGGTATGTGATCATATCCACGGTTTGAGTGGGGAATCCTTCGCCTGCCTCCAGAGTAGCCTGAGATCCGTGAGCTTGCGGTTTCGGAGGGAGAAGACCGACATTTTTGGTGTGCGACTGGTCAAATTTTTCGCGGAGAATGCCATGGTTCTCGAAAAAATGTACATTGACGACGGGAACCAGAAATTGCACGAGCACATTAATCATACAGTTGGCAGATGGGTTGCTAGTTCATCCTCGGGCTTTGCAGTTTTACCACTTGGAAGTCATTGGCAGTAA